The Streptomyces sp. NBC_00659 genomic interval TCCAAGGGCTCGGAAATAGTCACCGAGCCACCTCCTCCCGTCCGCAGAGCGGACCTAGCAGTGCCTTCAATTTCTACGGCACGGCACTGACAAGTGAGCGGCCCGACTCCGGATCTCGCGCGTCGGTTTTGCGTGCTTTCCGAGGACGGAAAGGAGAAGGGGCGCCGCACCACGTTAGGCCCGCGGGCACCGTCAGCCAATCCGGTTATCCACAGGCCATGTGGACGACGGCCCCGATGCTGTGGAGAACTCCGCGAAACCTGTGCACGACCCGGTGGACAGCCCTGTGAACAAGCCCTCAGCCCTTCTGAAGAACACGCCCTGACCTGGCGTTTTCCCGTCCACCGGCTGTGCAGAAGAAAAACTTCCCCAGCAGGATCAAGATCGCCTCGAACAGTGCGCCAGAACACACCCCGCACGCCTCGCGGTAAGGGTCTTTCTGCTTTTGCATCTCTTACCTGTGGAAGATTAGATTGATGCCCATGACACAGGCTCCCGCGGCACCCAGCGCCGCCCGACGCCGGCACGACCGAGAGATCGTCGCACTGGCCGTTCCCGCGTTCGGCGCACTCGTGGCCGAGCCTCTCTTCGTGCTGGCCGACAGTGCCATCGTCGGCCATCTCGGCACCGCGCAGCTGGCCGGACTCGGCGTCGCCTCGGCCCTCCTCATGACAGCCGTCGGAGTCTTCGTCTTCCTCGCCTATGCCACGACCGCCGCGGTCGCCCGCAGGGTCGGCGCCGGCGATCTTCGGGCTGCGATCCGTCAGGGCATGGACGGCATCTGGCTCGCCCTGCTCATCGGCGTGGCCGTGATCGTCGTCGCCCTGCCCGCCGCGCCCTCCCTCATGGAACTGTTCGGCGCATCCGACTCCGCCGCCCCGTACGCGACGACCTATCTGCGGATCTCGGTGTTCGGCATCCCCGCCATGCTCGTCGTACTGGCCGCCACAGGCGTACTGCGCGGACTCCAGGACACGAAGACCCCGCTGTATGTCGCCGTCGGAGGATTCGTCGCCAACGCGGTCCTCAATACCGTCCTCGTCTACGGCGCCGGCCTCGGCATCGCCGGGTCCGCCTGGGGCACGGTCATCGCCCAGTGCGGCATGGCCGCCGTCTATCTCCACGTCGTCCTCCGCGGAGCGCGCAGACACGGCGCCTCCCTGCGGCCGGA includes:
- a CDS encoding MATE family efflux transporter, with translation MTQAPAAPSAARRRHDREIVALAVPAFGALVAEPLFVLADSAIVGHLGTAQLAGLGVASALLMTAVGVFVFLAYATTAAVARRVGAGDLRAAIRQGMDGIWLALLIGVAVIVVALPAAPSLMELFGASDSAAPYATTYLRISVFGIPAMLVVLAATGVLRGLQDTKTPLYVAVGGFVANAVLNTVLVYGAGLGIAGSAWGTVIAQCGMAAVYLHVVLRGARRHGASLRPDAAGIRACAQAGTPLLVRTLSLRAILLIATAVAARLGDADMAAHQIILSLWSLLAFALDAIAIAGQAIIGRYLGADDPRGAREACRRMVQWGLVTGLVLGLLVIAARPLFLPLFSGDSGVRDAALPALVMVAASQPICGIVFVLDGVLMGAGDGPYLARAMLLTLAVFAPAALLVPVLGGGLTALWATMTLMMTMRMLTLWLRSRSGRWIVTGATR